tggtgctttgttttgttttcctcctttttagtGACTTTTACACtaataagggtattattgatggtcttgaaggtttcctctaatttgttttgtgtggtgatgacaaaggtgtcatccacgtagcagaacCAAAGTTTTGGTTTTTTGGTTGGCAGAGTTGTTTGTTCGAGtcctgcattactgtctctgctaagaaccctgatattggataTCCCATGGGTATtcagttggtttgtctgtaggtttgttGCTGAAGGTGATGAAGTGAGTGGTAaagcacaggtccactagcttgacgatactgtccttgcagatgaagttggtggtgtctggtgtactgaactacagaagcaattatcccaacatccacaaacgaagctcaGAAGTATATTAATGCttctatattcaagtcctctcaaaataaatgccatcactgcacTGGCTTCCGAACTAGAGACtcagcctgcaagtttaccttgagaaaatcctagactagaactcccaagtctctttgcacttcagacttctgaattttctccccattaagaaaatagtccatgcctctattcttccgaccaaggtatatgacctcacactttcccgtgttgtactccatctgccacttctttgccgactctcctaacctgtccaaattcttgTGCAGGTTCCCCGCCTcgatctatctttgtatcatctgcaaacttaccagaatgccccagttccttcatctagatcattaatgtataaaacgAAAAGTTGTGGTCCAAACACTAAGTCTTGCGGaacactacttgtcactggctgcctcCCTGAGAAAGGCCCTTTTAtttccattctctgctttctgccggACAGCCAAGCTTCTAACAAAGGtggagaaaattgattatgaaagaaaattggcaagaaatacaaaaacaaatagcAAGAGTTTCTAAGGGTATATAAGAGAATAGCTAAAGTAAGTGGGGACATTAGAAAGATGCAATTGGGGAATTAACAATAGGGAACAAGGAAGTGGCGGATAATTTAAGCCATTTCTTTGTATTGGTCTTCACAATGGTGGCCACGACAAATGTACGAAAGGTAACACATATGCAAGGTGCTCATGGGAAGAAAAATCATCTAACAATCTCTATGACAAAGAACAAACAATTTgataaactaatgggactaaaggcagACTAGTTGTCAGGACCTGATTGCCTGTATCCAAGGTTATTAAAGAAATTGGACGCACAGTTTGAAAAATCACTGGTTGAAATATTATAGAATTTATTGGAGTCTGGGAGAATTCCAATTGATTGGAAAACTCTTAATGTAATGTCTCTGTTCAAAATAAAGAGAAGCaggtgtagaatcatagaatcatacagcacagaaactgactgctcagtccaaacagtccatgccaaccataatcctaaactaaactagcccctctgcctgtgcttggcccatttctattcaatcatttcttattcatgtacttagctaaaagtcttttaaagattgtaactgtaccagtatccaccactttctctggtagttcattccacatacaaactgctctctatgtaaaaatattgtcgctcatttaaaaaaaactttctccttgcaccttaaaaatatactcgcttatcttgaaatcccccatcctagggaaaagatccctGCACTCCAACTTATCTtcacctctgattattttataaacctctatccggtcacctctcaatctcccatGCTTCAGTGAAGAGAGTCCCAGCTTACAcagataactcaaaccctctagtcccgacaacatcctggtgaatctcttctgaaccctctccagcttaataataaaaCACATTACTTCagattggcctcaccaatgtcttatgaaacctcaacataacatcccaactcctacactcacaggtctgagcaatgaaagcaaacatgtcaaatgccttcttaaccaacctttctaaatgtgatgcaaacttcaaagaattatgtacctgaaaccctaggtctctctgttctacaacactactttTAATTGCAAGTCCCGccctggtttgttttaccaaaatgcaataccttgcatttatccaaattaaattccatctactacTTTTCAGCCCactgatccaattgatcaagatctctatgtaatcttagataaccttcttcactgttcactatgccTACCatcaatattggtgtcatcagcaaacgtagtAATCATACTttccatattctcatctaaatcatctagataaatgatatacaaaagtggacccagcactgatccctgtggtggcATTCCTGtgaatctgttgcccttgtccttctagatggatgtggtcaCTGGTTTGAAGATGTTATATCAgaatctctggtgaatttctgcaatgcatcttgcagcTGCTACTGAGTGTATACGGTGGTGGGAGTGTATCCTTCTCGGTGTTGCACCAATTAAgcagcctgctttgtcctggatgatgtcaagcttcttgagtgttgattgagctgctcctgaagaagggcttatgcctgaaacgtcgattctcctgttccctggatgctgcctgacctgcttttccagcaacacattttcagctctgatctccagcatctgcagtcctcactttctcctgctcccaTATAGCCAAGTAGGGGGCAtgcaatcacactcctgacttgtgccttctagctgctggacaggctttggggagtcagaggtGAGAGGTGCATTTGGATTTCAGAAGGTATTTTGTAAGGTCCTGCAGGAAAGGTTAATGCACAAGATAGAGCTAACAGTATTGGGTGTAATGTATTAGCGTGGATTGAGGATCGATTAACACAGAGAAGATAGAGAGTTGGCATTTTATCAGATGGAAAGGGATAAATAGTGAAGTACCACAAGAATCTGTCCTGGGACTTCAATTATTTGCTATCTATGTTAATGACGCGAACAAGGCAGTacagtgtaatgtatccaaatcTGCTGATGATACAGAAGTAGATGGTGGTTGGCGGTTGGGGGGTGCACAAAGTGATGTGAACATAAAGAACCTGTGAGGGGATgtagacaggttaggtgaatggcaaAAACTTGGAAGATGGAGTTTTAATGTAGGACATTGTAAGGTCAAAtattttgttaggaagaatcaaaaggtaaACCATTatacatggctagaacagggacaggattggctgttgcaggttccaggatttaaatgttttagtagggtcagaggtgggggtaaaaNNNNNNNNNNNNNNNNNNNNNNNNNNNNNNNNNNNNNNNNNNNNNNNNNNNNNNNNNNNNNNNNNNNNNNNNNNNNNNNNNNNNNNNNNNNNNNNNNNNNNNNNNNNNNNNNNNNNNNNNNNNNNNNNNNNNNNNNNNNNNNNNNNNNNNNNNNNNNNNNNNNNNNNNNNNNNNNNNNNNNNNNNNNNNNNNNNNNNNNNNNNNNNNNNNNNNNNNNNNNNNNNNNNNNNNNNNNNNNNNNNNNNNNNNNNNNNNNNNNNNNNNNNNNNNNNNNNNNNNNNNNNNNNNNNNNNNNNNNNNNNNNNNNNNNNNNNNNNNNNNNNNNNNNNNNNNNNNNNNNNNNNNNNNNNNNNNNNNNNNNNNNNNNNNNNNNNNNNNNNNNNNNNNNNNNNNNNNNNNNNNNNNNNNNNNNNNNNNNNNNNNNNNNNNNNNNNNNNNNNNNNNNNNNNNNNNNNNNNNNNNNNNNNNNNNNNNNNNNNNNNNNNNNNNNNNNNNNNNNNNNNNNNNNNNNNNNNNNNNNNNNNNNNNNNNNNNNNNNNNNNNNNNNNNNNNNNNNNNNNNNNNNNNNNNNNNNNNNNNNNNNNNNNNNNNNNNNNNNNNNNNNNNNNNNNNNNNNNNNNNNNNNNNNNNNNNNNNNNNNNNNNNNNNNNNNNNNNNNNNNNNNNNNNNNNNNNNNNNNNNNNNNNNNNNNNNNNNNNNNNNNNNNNNNNNNNNNNNNNNNNNNNNNNNNNNNNNNNNNNNNNNNNNNNNNNNNNNNNNNNNNNNNNNNNNNNNNNNNNNNNNNNNNNNNNNNNNNNNNNNNNNNNNNNNNNNNNNNNNNNNNNNNNNNNNNNNNNNNNNNNNNNNNNNNNNNNNNNNNNNNNNNNNNNNNNNNNNNNNNNNNNNNNNNNNNNNNNNNNNNNNNNNNNNNNNNNNNNNNNNNNNNNNNNNNNNNNNNNNNNNNNNNNNNNNNNNNNNNNNNNNNNNNNNNNNNNNNNNNNNNNNNNNNNNNNNNNNNNNNNNNNNNNNNNNNNNNNNNNNNNNNNNNNNNNNNNNNNNNNNNNNNNNNNNNNNNNNNNNNNNNNNNNNNNNNNNNNNNNNNNNNNNNNNNNNNNNNNNNNNNNNNNNNNNNNNNNNNNNNNNNNNNNNNNNNNNNNNNNNNNNNNNNNNNNNNNNNNNNNNNNNNNNNNNNNNNNNNNNNNNNNNNNNNNNNNNNNNNNNNNNNNNNNNNNNNNNNNNNNNNNNNNNNNNNNNNNNNNNNNNNNNNNNNNNNNNNNNNNNNNNNNNNNNNNNNNNNNNNNNNNNNNNNNNNNNNNNNNNNNNNNNNNNNNNNNNNNNNNNNNNNNNNNNNNNNNNNNNNNNNNNNNNNNNNNNNNNNNNNNNNNNNNNNNNNNNNNNNNNNNNNNNNNNNNNNNNNNNNNNNNNNNNNNNNNNNNNNNNNNNNNNNNNNNNNNNNNNNNNNNNNNNNNNNNNNNNNNNNNNNNNNNNNNNNNNNNNNNNNNNNNNNNNNNNNNNNNNNNNNNNNNNNNNNNNNNNNNNNNNNNNNNNNNNNNNNNNNNNNNNNNNNNNNNNNNNNNNNNNNNNNNNNNNNNNNNNNNNNNNNNNNNNNNNNNNNNNNNNNNNNNNNNNNNNNNNNNNNNNNNNNNNNNNNNNNNNNNNNNNNNNNNNNNNNNNNNNNNNNNNNNNNNNNNNNNNNNNNNNNNNNNNNNNNNNNNNNNNNNNNNNNNNNNNNNNNNNNNNNNNNNNNNNNNNNNNNNNNNNNNNNNNNNNNNNNNNNNNNNNNNNNNNNNNNNNNNNNNNNNNNNNNNNNNNNNNNNNNNNNNNNNNNNNNNNNNNNNNNNNNNNNNNNNNNNNNNNNNNNNNNNNNNNNNNNNNNNNNNNNNNNNNNNNNNNNNNNNNNNNNNNNNNNNNNNNNNNNNNNNNNNNNNNNNNNNNNNNNNNNNNNNNNNNNNNNNNNNNNNNNNNNNNNNNNNNNNNNNNNNNNNNNNNNNNNNNNNNNNNNNNNNNNNNNNNNNNNNNNNNNNNNNNNNNNNNNNNNNNNNNNNNNNNNNNNNNNNNNNNNNNNNNNNNNNNNNNNNNNNNNNNNNNNNNNNNNNNNNNNNNNNNNNNNNNNNNNNNNNNNNNNNNNNNNNNNNNNNNNNNNNNNNNNNNNNNNNNNNNNNNNNNNNNNNNNNNNNNNNNNNNNNNNNNNNNNNNNNNNNNNNNNNNNNNNNNNNNNNNNNNNNNNNNNNNNNNNNNNNNNNNNNNNNNNNNNNNNNNNNNNNNNNNNNNNNNNNNNNNNNNNNNNNNNNNNNNNNNNNNNNNNNNNNNNNNNNNNNNNNNNNNNNNNNNNNNNNNNNNNNNNNNNNNNNNNNNNNNNNNNNNNNNNNNNNNNNNNNNNNNNNNNNNNNNNNNNNNNNNNNNNNNNNNNNNNNNNNNNNNNNNNNNNNNNNNNNNNNNNNNNNNNNNgcgggcattggataggcatatggaggatagtgggctagtataggttaggtgggcttggatcggcacaacatccagggccaaagggcctgtactgcgctgtattcttctatgttttatgttatatgttctaaatggagaaagacttaaaaaggtcATCAAAGTGGAATCTGAATGTTTTTGTGCATAAAACACAAAACTTTAGCATGCAGGTGTATCAAGTAATTAAGGAGGGAAATGGAATTTTGGGCTTTATTGCAAGGGGTTTGAAGTGTAATATAGGGAActtttgttacaactgtacatgTTGTTGATGAGGGTGCGCCTTCAGTTCTGGTTCTGGTTCTTGTATTTATGAAAGAATGTGCTGGggctggaggcagttcaaaagagattcctGGGGTGATGGGGTTGATTTATCAAGAATGGATAACCAGGTTAGGTCTTTACTCATGAGAACTTTTAAAATTGGGTGATCTTATGATTCtgagagggcttgacagggtagatgttgagaagatgtttccacttgtgtaGGAATTTTGAACTCGAGAATATTGTTGCAGAATAAGGAGATATTTATTGAAAACTGGAATGCCTGTAGggcagtgaatgtctggaattttctaccccagaGAGTTATGGGGGCCAGATCactaaaagtatttaaagagaatgtagattttttttaaaaataggaaattGGGAGCTTATGATGAGCTGGCACAAAAGAACAGTTGAAGCCCAtagtagattagccatgatcttgttgaatggtaggGCGAGCTTGAAGAATGGAATAgccatgtatggaataagctgccagaggaagtggtggaggttggtacaatttcaacatttaaaaggcatttggattggtatatgaaaaGGCAGGGTTTGGAGAattatgggccaggtgttggtaggtgggactagattgtgttgggatatctggtcggcatggacgggttggaccgaagggtctgtttcaatgctgtacatctctatgactctatgatactctTGCTCCTCTTAGTTTGTGTGTATTACTTCCAGCTATATTAATTATGTTTCTGGCATTTAAGATATATTGCTCTCTCGTTAACAGTTGGTAAAATAAccaaaggaaagagagagattttgCAAGGTGGTTTAAGAATAACTTCTAAGATggaattcattttatttttgaaaaggaaaCTACAGGACTGTAAAGAAAGAGCAGGGCAGGGATCTGTGCTGTCTGCTATTAATACACCTCACGAATTCAGAACTTTGAATTATTGGTGATGCATTTTCCGGATCTTAAAGTGATGTGCAACGGCAGacattttgcatcttttccaatctTCCGTCGCCTGCTCGTGAATTCTGCTCCATTTCTCGCATCTTCATGTCTTCAGCGTCTCTGATTCAGTGACCGGAGCTGTGGATTTCAACGCGCCTCCTACCGGTGTCTAAAGGATCGCTTTTTATGTTTGACTTGTGTGTGGATTTCAGTTTGAAGGCTTCAGTACCTTTCCAGTCCCGAAACACAGTCATGCAAACAGATCGGTCACATACATTTCATAATCACGTACACTGCGAGTGTTTTAACCGAAATAAGATATTCTTTCAAAAATATAAACATAAACGTTTCAAATAATTTTATATCTCTAGGTTTTACTCCGGCTGTTTTCATTTCCGATGGTTACAGGTATAAATAATACAACCTCCGATGTAAAGTGATTTACATACATCGCtatccattttccagtcatcgTATCGTTACTAAAAATGATCAAAGCTAAGAATGCGCTGAATTTTGTAAGGAGCATTTACTTAAAACACTGCAAATGACAAGATATTTTATTCCTGTCAAATAGAAAGGCTCTAGTCAGACACACGTAGAGCTGTTAAACAGATTAAAATTACGATTTTCCAAGAAAAGCGCCATTTGATCTTTACTTTTCGTAaaaatgaagaatttttttttagcaatttaTTCCTGCGAAATCAAAATGGACCGAATAATTGGTTGCGTTGTAGCTATGACAGAGACAGatgctgaatatattcaagagaaTACATTTATTCGGGTTTCAAACATAATCTGAAACAGTGGTCTATTTGTTGGATAATTAAGCAAGTCTCgatacattttcattttaaaaaagaactaaAGAGACGATAATTGCAGTTTGAATTATGTGTTGGTTGATGTTCAATTTACAAATCAAAGCAGAAAGGAGAAGTTTAACAGAAGACGAGGAACTGCTAGACCAAAAAGAAGGATAAACACTTCGATCAATAACATGACGATAAATAGGTCCGGTACACACAAAAAAAGGGAATgtaagaaaagagagaaaaaaaagatcgTTAAAGAGGAGGTGAGAAAGAATGGTGAAGTGGACGGACGTTTgaggggtgggagggtggggagCGGGGGGAATAAAGACGTAACTAAAAAGGGAATAAAAGAGGCTGTTACATAACGAGTAATAAAGGTACATTATGAGAAATACACAGGAAATTAAAGGAGAAACAAAAAACATAGAACAGCGAacgttggaaatctgaaagaaaaacagaaacaaaaatacttCTTTTGAAAAAGGGCCACtgggacctgaaacgttaattctgttaattctccacagatgctgccagacctgctgagtttctccaattatTTCTGTCTTGGATAGAGATTAAAAGGAAACAAGATAAATAAATGGGAAGAGATAAAGTGATATAAGCAAAAAGGTCAGAAACAGATAAAAGGGGAGATGGTGCAAAAATGAGAGGTTGGTAATCATATGGAAAAAGAGGGGTAAAATTGATATATAAAGCGTAAGAGTTAATGTTCGTTCGAGAGGTACTCTAGTTAACACGGCAacagaaagattgaaaagagagGTGGGAAGTGAAATGGAAAGGCGAACCGAGACAAGTTAATGCAAAGCTTACAGCTAATGATGGATGGTAAATGCGATAAACAAAATAAGATCAAGGGTTAGAAAGATAAGATAGACAGGAAATAGGTACAGTAGATAGATTGGGAAACGCCCAGACGGAGCAACAGACATACCCTGCCTCTCCAGCCTCTTTAGATGATGATTTAGACCTGTTAAGCACTCCTGAGTGTTTTTGAGAAATGGCCGGGATCTCGATTCAAAGATCAGTTTCAATAAATTTAAAAGCGCCTTTTTCCTCATTTTCATACTTATCTCGCCGTAAGCCACGTAGAATTGAACCTCATTCGATCCCGGTTCCTCTGACCCATACAAATATTCATCACCACAAAACTCAACACCAGCGCCATCACCGAATGAGAAGGGCCTGTTGCTCAGGAGACAGTCGATGTAGTGAGGGGTCACTTGGTCATCCAGGCGCCTAAGAAAAGCGCTAATGGGGAAAGGGAGCTTTGACCAGTATTCCCCCAAATCCACTTTCCCACCATCTTCCCAGCTGAACGGGGGAGTCAATTGTTCCAAACTCATACTGAAACCTCCAGTATTGATCAGGGGCGGCTTTATAAATATTAGGCTCTCAAAGGGTTAGGAACCGTTACTTGCAAATAGAGGCCCACCATCCGCAATGCAGACTCATTTAGAGATGCTCAGCACTTTTTATTAGGAAACGCCTTTGGATGCGTCAGAACTGCGTAGGTGAACTTTTCGTCCAAGTGTGATTTCATTTTTGTAAAAGTATTATTACACTTGTTAATTTACAAAGACCAGTGGCAGCACGGCTATTTTGCTTGCGCAGAAATAATTGGGAATGAAAAGGAAACTACATACGCATTTTACTTCTTCATAATCTGACTGAAGTCGGAACACCAGGGTTCGGCATTTTGGTTTGgcgatttaaaatgttttgtataTTTGATACATACAGTCACTTACATTATCCAATATATTCTATCTACCGCATTCATGTAGCAGGATTCCACATTGGTTGGGTGGTTTAATGTGTTATTTCTctcatatttatatatttatacacTGTTATTTCGATGACCCAGTATAATTTCAGTTTGTCTATACATATCGATTAATCGAACGCAATAATAAAAGGTGAGTTGGGAGGGGCAGGATATATCGAATCTGTTTAAGCTGGTCATTGCTGGGACATTTTATCAGGGGACATTTTGATTGGGTAGCGAAGGACAAACCCAAAAGGCTGATTCCTGTTGACTTGGTGTAACCTTTCTCTAACGGGCTCCAGTGACTTGTCTATTTCTTTCTTTAGCCCTATGTCCAGTCATCCATGGAGATTGGTCATTTTGGAGAGCGCTTTCCAACACTACGATGGATACAGTGTGCGCGGCCGGTTGGTCAAGGGTTGCCACAACATTTACCGCTTCATAGAGCTGGTCCAGAGCGGAAAGGTAGTGGTGGGAGCCATGACCTCAGACAGAAGACACTTGCCCATGGGTGTAGTCCACGTCCTATACAAAGTGACACAGAGGGACACCCGCACAAAGCTAGGAAACCTCAGACGACCAGTCCGACCGCCAAGCGACGCGTCAGAGGACTATGAGCCCAAGACCCTCACGGAAGCCAACATTTGGACCAGAGATACTCTATCAATAGCTGTCAGGGAGGCTTTTCAGGAGGCGTTTAACAGGGACCCCAAGTTTCCCAGGGTAAGGAGCTCTCTTCCATTACATGGCACCATAGATGCTTACTTTGAAGGCAAAGTATGTATTGGGAGACGACCTATTACCTATGACATCCAAAATAATAAGAAAGTTCAGTCCTACCTGCCTTTCATAGCTCCATCTGAAGACCCCTACTGGATGGCCTCTTTGTGCAGCATTGATGTAGATCGGAGAGAAGTGTTTGTCAAAGTTTTTTATTTTATCCACAACGAACAGACGTTAATATAACCGATGAGGGAGATGATATCCCTTCTTACAGTTCCACTTTCCAAATTGGTTCAATGTGTTTTTCTCAGGCATAATGTTCGTGCAAGTTCTGCTCCTTTCACTTTAATTACTCTCTCCAGTGGAAAATCAAGCTGAGAAGTACTTCCTACAGAGagaaatgaatttataaaatattaatcaTCTGCCGTGTTTCAAAAAACAACTTCGTCAAACCATATACCGAATTTTATTTTTCAACCTAATTAATTATTAGGATTATCAGATAatatccatttaaaaaaaatctttacaagatgagagtgtcactggctaggcagcatttaatgcccatccctaattactcagaggACAGtagagagtcaaccactttgttgtgggtctggaatcacatgtaggccagaccaggtaaggatggcagacttccttccctaaaggccattagtgaactagatgggattttccaacaattggcaatggatttatgctagtcattagattcttaatcttcagatatttattcaaattccaccatctgctatgggggatttgaacccaggtccccagaatactatctgggtctctggagtaacagtccagtgataataccactagaccatcacctctgATTACTTTGACATCTAGTGGTATTTATTACACATTTTGACATTTGATTCAGTGCTTTAGTGTTTGGTATCAACTGTTAATGATATGGTGCTATGTGGTGTGGATTGTTAACCATTTGTTGTTGTTTGCTTTTGATTGTTACTTTGCTGTTTATTATCAATTATTAGCTATTTGATGTTGGTATGGATCTCTTTAGTCATTTTGGTGGTGCTTGGTAGAGATTGCCAACTATTTTGAGGTTCTTTTGGCGTGGATTGTAAACAATTTTTGTTTCAATCAATTGTTAACCGTTTTGATGTTGTTTGGCATCAATTATTAACTGTTTCTGATGTGTATAGGTACTTATTAATAATTTTAGTGCAGTTTGGATCAATTGTTAACTGTTTTGATGTGGACATGTGTTTATTAACCATTTCGGTGTGGAATGGTACTTATTTCATAACCTTGTTACCTATAGACATGTATATTCTAACACAATCTGGCTGCCTTTCTACATTCTAGCATCTGTAAACATGAGTTCATATTAAGCTCCGCTGTCAGAGTCTGAACTCGTACAAGTCATATTcttgagaaagactgcagaaagctacaggagAGGGATTTGGGGACTTTGTCtattagcatccaagttcagctggTAATAGGGAATATATTAatagtcagtatgggtggaaattaggaacagcaagggagcagtcacctcattagggatttactacaggccccccaatagcagcagggagattgaagaaaggtcggcagattttggaaaagtgtggacgtagtagggttgttgtaatgggtgactttaactttcccaatattgattggaacctccttcgagcagaagatttgaatggagctgtttttgtatgatgtgttcaggaaagtttcctaactcagtacgttgacaggccaacgaggggagaggccattctagacttggtgcttggaaacgagccggggcaggtatcagatcttgtggtgggagagcattttggtgatagtgacaactgcctcacattctacatagctatggagaaggagaggattaggcaaaatgggaggatatttaattggggtagaggaaactatgatgcaattagacatgagttaggaagcatagactgggagcaattgttccatggtaaaggcactatagacatgtagagactgtttaaggaacagttgttgcaagtgatgaataaatatgtccctctgagacaggcaagaagNNNNNNNNNNNNNNNNNNNNNNNNNNNNNNNNNNNNNNNNNNNNNNNNNNNNNNNNNNNNNNNNNNNNNNNNNNNNNNNNNNNNNNNNNNNNNNNNNNNNNNNNNNNNNNNNNNNNNNNNNNNNNNNNNNNNNNNNNNNNNNNNNNNNNNNNNNNNNNNNNNNNNNNNNNNNNNNNNNNNNNNNNNNNNNNNNNNNNNNNNNNNNNNNNNNNNNNNNNNNNNNNNNNNNNNNNNNNNNNNNNNNNNNNNNNNNNNNNNNNNNNNNNNNNNNNNNNNNNNNNNNNNNNNNNNNNNNNNNNNNNNNNNNNNNNNNNNNNNNNNNNNNNNNNNNNNNNNNNNNNNNNNNNNNNNNNNNNNNNNNNNNNNNNNNNNNNNNNNNNNNNNNNNNNNNNNNNNNNNNNNNNNNNNNNNNNNNNNNNNNNNNNNNNNNNNNNNNNNNNNNNNNNNNNNNNNNNNNNNNNNNNNNNNNNNNNNNNNNNNNNNNNNNNNNNNNNNNNNNNNNNNNNNNNNNNNNNNNNNNNNNNNNNNNNNNNNNNNNN
The sequence above is drawn from the Chiloscyllium plagiosum isolate BGI_BamShark_2017 chromosome 5, ASM401019v2, whole genome shotgun sequence genome and encodes:
- the LOC122550342 gene encoding uncharacterized protein LOC122550342, which produces MSSHPWRLVILESAFQHYDGYSVRGRLVKGCHNIYRFIELVQSGKVVVGAMTSDRRHLPMGVVHVLYKVTQRDTRTKLGNLRRPVRPPSDASEDYEPKTLTEANIWTRDTLSIAVREAFQEAFNRDPKFPRQNASGAVSPAPTAPDVPVPSVTAADIRLAFSRINLRKATDPDGVLGHAVRSCVDKLAEVFTDKFNLSLLQSEVPTCFKETTIIPVPKKMGAPCLNDYSLVVQTSVIMK